In the Terriglobales bacterium genome, one interval contains:
- the ftcD gene encoding glutamate formimidoyltransferase, protein MSTLVECVPNFSEGRDAAKVDAIIAAMKMDGVYLLDREMDADHNRSVITLVGERDAVAEAAIRGVCKAAELIDLTKHTGAHPRMGAADVVPFIPIEGLTLEDCVAIARHVGEQIWKRCGVPVYLYEAAATTPERQNLENIRRGQFEGLRDEVPKNPARRPDFGEAKLHPTAGATVVGARKFLIAYNVFLNTGDVEIAKKVARATRFSSGGLRYVKAAGFSVRGLAQVSMNLTDFEQTPIARVFEYVRREAQRYGVQPLSSEIVGLIPKRALEDAAEWFLQVENFDSSLILENRLAAVMGGKMAVGGLRAGLEPFVEQLAAPTATPGGGSAAAAAGAMAAALAHMVAAMSRGKKNYVQFERELSDAIARLAQLREEFKAAVDADAASYGAVMAALKEAKTKEPAAGEAAIQAATRRASETPLGVAERGREVLLLVEKLRQITNPKMASDLTVASSLARAAIEGAAANVEINLESLTDSAFVAKTRARLRAIQTMQNAK, encoded by the coding sequence ATGTCCACCCTCGTTGAGTGCGTTCCCAATTTTTCCGAAGGCCGCGATGCGGCCAAAGTTGACGCCATCATCGCGGCGATGAAGATGGACGGCGTGTATCTGCTCGACCGCGAAATGGACGCCGATCACAACCGCTCGGTGATCACGCTGGTGGGCGAGCGTGACGCGGTGGCCGAGGCGGCGATCCGCGGCGTGTGCAAGGCGGCGGAGCTGATTGACTTGACCAAGCACACCGGCGCGCATCCGCGGATGGGCGCCGCCGACGTGGTGCCGTTCATTCCCATCGAGGGCCTGACCCTGGAAGATTGCGTGGCGATCGCGCGGCACGTGGGCGAGCAGATCTGGAAGCGCTGCGGCGTGCCGGTGTACCTGTACGAGGCGGCTGCGACGACGCCCGAGCGGCAGAACCTGGAGAACATCCGCCGCGGGCAGTTCGAGGGCCTGCGCGACGAGGTGCCGAAAAACCCGGCGCGCCGTCCGGATTTCGGCGAGGCAAAGCTGCATCCGACGGCAGGCGCGACGGTGGTCGGGGCGCGGAAATTTCTGATCGCATACAACGTGTTTCTGAACACGGGGGACGTGGAGATCGCCAAGAAGGTCGCCCGGGCGACGCGGTTTTCTTCCGGCGGACTGCGCTACGTGAAAGCGGCGGGATTCAGCGTGCGCGGGCTGGCCCAGGTTTCGATGAACCTGACCGACTTCGAGCAGACGCCGATCGCGCGCGTCTTCGAATACGTGCGGCGCGAGGCGCAGCGCTACGGCGTGCAGCCGCTGTCGAGCGAGATCGTGGGGCTCATCCCCAAGCGGGCGCTGGAAGACGCAGCGGAGTGGTTCCTGCAGGTGGAGAACTTCGACAGCTCGCTGATCCTGGAGAACCGCCTGGCGGCGGTGATGGGCGGCAAGATGGCCGTGGGTGGACTGCGCGCCGGCCTTGAGCCGTTCGTGGAGCAGTTGGCGGCACCCACGGCAACTCCCGGCGGCGGCAGCGCAGCAGCGGCCGCGGGTGCGATGGCCGCCGCGCTGGCGCACATGGTCGCCGCCATGTCGCGCGGCAAGAAGAATTATGTGCAGTTCGAGCGCGAATTGAGCGATGCGATCGCGCGCCTGGCGCAGCTACGCGAAGAGTTCAAGGCCGCAGTGGACGCCGACGCCGCGTCCTACGGCGCGGTGATGGCTGCCCTCAAGGAAGCGAAGACCAAAGAACCGGCGGCGGGCGAAGCGGCGATCCAGGCGGCAACGCGCCGCGCGTCTGAGACGCCGTTGGGCGTGGCTGAGCGCGGCAGGGAAGTGCTGCTGCTCGTCGAAAAGCTGCGGCAGATCACGAATCCGAAGATGGCCAGCGACCTGACGGTGGCGTCGTCGCTGGCGCGCGCGGCGATCGAGGGCGCGGCGGCGAACGTGGAGATCAATTTGGAGTCGCTGACGGACAGCGCTTTTGTGGCGAAGACGCGGGCGCGGCTGCGGGCAATTCAAACAATGCAAAATGCAAAATGA
- a CDS encoding acyloxyacyl hydrolase, whose product MKKAFLFMLLFGPCAWAQNIGEFGRGAREFGVWTSGGHGISGGFSADTSMISTGVRLGWIVFGPHGRGPLRGNFEYAFDVVPVQYLWQPGVNNNTYGGGFNGAVLKWNFIGKYTPYVEIAGGALFTPKNVPPGINTVNFSPQGSVGFQVPLGEAKKLDLAIRYVHISNASLQLPNPGLNFIQGRVGLIFWNGRSGKKK is encoded by the coding sequence ATGAAAAAAGCTTTCCTTTTTATGTTGCTGTTCGGCCCGTGTGCGTGGGCGCAGAACATCGGCGAGTTCGGGCGCGGCGCCCGCGAGTTCGGCGTGTGGACGTCTGGCGGACACGGCATCAGCGGCGGATTTTCCGCCGACACCTCGATGATCAGCACGGGCGTGCGCCTGGGCTGGATCGTGTTCGGCCCGCACGGGCGCGGCCCCCTGCGCGGCAACTTCGAATACGCGTTCGACGTCGTGCCGGTGCAGTACCTGTGGCAGCCCGGCGTGAACAACAACACCTACGGCGGCGGCTTCAACGGCGCGGTGCTGAAGTGGAACTTCATCGGCAAGTACACGCCTTACGTGGAGATCGCGGGCGGCGCGCTGTTCACGCCGAAAAACGTTCCACCCGGGATCAACACGGTGAACTTCAGTCCACAGGGATCGGTCGGGTTTCAAGTCCCGCTGGGCGAGGCGAAGAAGCTCGACCTGGCGATCCGCTACGTACACATCTCCAACGCCAGCCTGCAACTGCCGAACCCGGGCCTGAACTTTATCCAGGGACGCGTGGGGCTGATCTTCTGGAACGGCAGATCGGGGAAGAAGAAATAG
- a CDS encoding YebC/PmpR family DNA-binding transcriptional regulator, translating to MSGHSKWATIKHKKGALDAKRGKIFTRLIKEITMAAKSGGDPDKNPRLRTAVAAAKAENMPADNIKRAIQRGTGELPGATYEEFSLEGYGPGGVAVLVEISSDNRNRTVSEIRHVFTKNAGNMAEAGAVAWMFHKKGSIVVPKSAAPEDALMNIVLESGGEDLRDDGESWEILTDPGSFEGVLAAVKGQNIPTVAAEVTMVPQNYIKLEGQQAGNMIRLIEALEDHDDVQHVYSNFDVDAKQLEEVAS from the coding sequence ATGTCTGGCCACTCAAAATGGGCCACCATCAAGCATAAAAAGGGCGCGCTGGATGCCAAGCGCGGCAAGATTTTTACTCGCCTGATCAAGGAAATCACCATGGCGGCCAAGAGCGGGGGCGACCCGGACAAGAACCCGCGCCTGCGCACGGCCGTGGCGGCGGCCAAGGCCGAGAACATGCCGGCCGACAACATCAAGCGCGCCATCCAGCGCGGAACGGGCGAGCTGCCCGGCGCCACCTACGAAGAGTTTTCGCTCGAGGGCTATGGCCCGGGCGGCGTGGCCGTGCTGGTGGAGATTTCCAGCGACAATCGCAACCGGACGGTGAGCGAGATCCGGCACGTGTTCACCAAAAACGCCGGCAACATGGCCGAGGCGGGCGCGGTGGCGTGGATGTTCCACAAGAAGGGCTCGATCGTGGTGCCCAAGTCGGCGGCACCGGAAGACGCGCTGATGAACATTGTGCTGGAGTCGGGCGGGGAAGACCTGCGCGATGACGGCGAGAGTTGGGAAATCCTGACCGATCCGGGCAGCTTCGAGGGCGTACTCGCGGCGGTAAAGGGCCAGAACATCCCGACCGTGGCCGCCGAAGTGACGATGGTGCCGCAGAACTACATCAAGCTCGAGGGGCAGCAGGCCGGGAACATGATTCGGCTGATCGAGGCGCTGGAAGACCACGACGACGTGCAGCACGTCTACTCCAACTTCGACGTGGACGCGAAGCAGCTGGAGGAAGTGGCGAGCTAG
- a CDS encoding threonine dehydratase, producing the protein MRNLSLQELDAAARLVHGVVPPTPQYRWPLLAERLGHEVWVKHENHTPLGAFKVRGGITYFDELRRNHPEVRGVIVATRGNHGQSIAFAARRNRMNVVIVVPHGNSVEKNASMRALGAELIEHGHDFQAALEHSHALAAERQLHVVPPWHPALVRGVASYGLELFRAAPGLDVVYVPIGLGSGICGMMAARDALGEKAKIVGVVASAAPAVALSFAQKKLIERDCTTRIADGMACRTPDPDALEWMHRGVERIVEVTDDEIEAAMRALFSDTHNVAEGAGAASVAAAMQERDRNQGKRVAVVLTGGNVDRDVFVRVLGAGQSLTAENMLTADSRG; encoded by the coding sequence ATGCGCAACCTCTCCCTCCAGGAACTCGACGCCGCCGCCCGCCTGGTCCATGGCGTCGTCCCGCCCACACCGCAGTATCGCTGGCCGCTGCTGGCCGAGCGATTGGGACACGAAGTGTGGGTGAAGCACGAAAATCACACGCCGCTGGGCGCCTTCAAGGTTCGCGGCGGCATTACTTACTTCGACGAGCTGCGTCGCAATCACCCCGAAGTCCGCGGCGTGATCGTGGCCACCCGCGGCAATCATGGACAGTCCATCGCTTTCGCCGCGCGCCGCAACCGCATGAACGTCGTCATCGTCGTGCCGCACGGCAACAGCGTGGAGAAAAACGCCTCCATGCGAGCGCTCGGCGCCGAACTGATCGAGCACGGACACGACTTCCAGGCTGCACTGGAGCACTCGCACGCGCTTGCCGCCGAGCGCCAACTGCACGTCGTTCCGCCATGGCATCCGGCCCTGGTCCGCGGCGTCGCCAGCTACGGACTGGAGTTGTTCCGCGCCGCTCCCGGACTCGACGTGGTCTACGTTCCCATCGGCCTGGGTTCAGGCATCTGCGGAATGATGGCCGCGCGCGACGCGCTGGGCGAGAAAGCGAAGATTGTCGGCGTTGTCGCCAGCGCCGCGCCCGCCGTCGCGCTTTCCTTCGCGCAAAAGAAGCTCATCGAGCGCGACTGCACTACCCGCATCGCCGACGGCATGGCCTGCCGCACCCCCGACCCCGACGCCCTTGAGTGGATGCACCGCGGCGTGGAACGCATCGTCGAAGTCACCGACGACGAAATCGAGGCCGCCATGCGCGCCCTCTTCAGCGACACGCACAACGTCGCCGAAGGCGCCGGCGCCGCCTCGGTCGCCGCCGCCATGCAGGAGCGCGACCGCAACCAGGGCAAGCGCGTCGCCGTTGTCCTCACCGGCGGCAACGTGGACCGCGACGTTTTCGTCCGCGTCCTCGGCGCAGGACAATCCCTCACCGCGGAAAATATGCTCACCGCCGATTCACGCGGATGA
- a CDS encoding AI-2E family transporter, whose amino-acid sequence MPEPASNLPRPVGPQMPNVPAAPAPNGAAAQPWTEQRFSSHVRTAGGALKNWFVATCQDALAVAAMWLVGLLMIGVPLAPLWAVLGGLFQFVPNIGPTLAIIGPAFTLLVTEVAAPDASDAGWMRFIYLLMVFAVIVVVDGLVLQPYLMKRTARVPIWASILAPIVLGFLFPFWGVLLAPPLLAVVYAFRAKARERT is encoded by the coding sequence GTGCCTGAACCCGCCTCCAATCTGCCGCGGCCCGTTGGGCCGCAGATGCCCAACGTTCCGGCCGCGCCGGCGCCGAATGGCGCCGCAGCGCAACCGTGGACCGAGCAGCGTTTTTCGTCGCACGTGCGGACGGCGGGCGGCGCGCTGAAGAACTGGTTCGTCGCGACCTGCCAGGACGCTCTCGCCGTCGCGGCGATGTGGCTGGTGGGGCTGCTGATGATCGGCGTGCCGCTGGCGCCGCTGTGGGCCGTGCTGGGCGGGCTGTTCCAGTTTGTCCCCAACATCGGACCGACGCTGGCGATCATCGGACCGGCGTTCACCCTGCTGGTGACCGAGGTTGCAGCGCCCGACGCATCGGATGCGGGATGGATGCGGTTCATCTACCTGCTGATGGTGTTTGCCGTGATCGTGGTCGTGGATGGGCTGGTGTTGCAGCCGTACCTGATGAAGCGGACGGCACGGGTGCCGATATGGGCGTCAATCCTGGCGCCGATTGTGCTGGGGTTCCTGTTTCCGTTCTGGGGCGTGCTGCTGGCGCCGCCGCTGCTGGCCGTGGTGTATGCGTTCCGGGCGAAGGCGAGGGAAAGGACTTGA
- the purQ gene encoding phosphoribosylformylglycinamidine synthase subunit PurQ has translation MKFGVLVFPGSNCDHDAYHVVGQVAKQPVSFLWHESHDLENSDVIIVPGGFAYGDYLRTGAIAKLSPVMEAVKQFADSGGLVLGICNGFQILCESGLLPGALMRNAGLKYVCKFVNVRVESAETPFTAACREGEVLRIPIGHMEGNYFCDEETHTRLTRERRIIFRYSTPEGQINAAANPNGSLDNIAGICSEGRNVVGMMPHPERASEPQLGSTAGFKIFESVVGSLAKA, from the coding sequence ATGAAATTTGGCGTGCTCGTCTTCCCCGGATCGAATTGCGATCACGACGCTTACCACGTCGTGGGCCAGGTCGCGAAGCAGCCCGTCAGCTTTCTCTGGCACGAGTCGCACGACCTGGAGAATTCCGACGTCATCATCGTCCCGGGCGGCTTCGCCTACGGAGACTACCTCCGCACCGGCGCCATCGCCAAGCTCTCGCCCGTCATGGAAGCGGTAAAGCAGTTCGCCGACTCCGGCGGCCTCGTGCTCGGCATCTGCAACGGCTTTCAAATTCTGTGCGAATCGGGCCTGCTGCCCGGCGCGCTCATGCGCAACGCCGGCCTGAAGTACGTCTGCAAGTTCGTGAACGTGCGCGTGGAATCCGCCGAGACGCCCTTCACCGCCGCCTGCCGCGAGGGTGAAGTGCTGCGCATCCCCATCGGACACATGGAAGGCAATTACTTCTGCGACGAGGAAACGCACACGCGGCTCACCCGCGAACGCCGCATCATCTTCCGTTATTCGACGCCCGAGGGTCAGATCAACGCAGCCGCCAATCCCAACGGCTCGCTCGACAACATCGCCGGCATCTGCTCGGAAGGACGTAACGTCGTCGGCATGATGCCCCACCCCGAGCGCGCCAGCGAACCGCAGCTCGGGTCGACGGCAGGTTTCAAGATCTTCGAGTCCGTTGTCGGCTCACTGGCCAAAGCCTGA
- a CDS encoding inositol-3-phosphate synthase gives MMPGMGAVATTFVAGVEAIRRGFAAPIGSLTQMGTIRLGKRTEGRSPKIKDFVPLARLEDMVFTGWDIYRDDMYQSALNAGVLERSMLEKVKPLLSSIKPRTAVFSQDYVKKLDGPNVKRGRTKRDLAEQVRQDIREFRKNSGAARLVMIWCGSTEVFLQPGEVHSSIRNFEQGLDKSHQDISPSMIYAYAALKENVPFANGAPNLTTDIPALIDLARKNDIPICGKDFKTGQTLIKTVLAPAFKARMLGLSGWYSTNILGNRDGEVLDDPGSFKTKEESKLGALEHILQPQVYPELYGNMFHKVRINYYPPRGDNKEGWDNIDIFGWLGYPMQIKVDFLCRDSILAAPIVLDLVLFLDLAQRCGLRRMGIQEWLSFYFKSPMTAPGLYPEHDLFIQLMKLKNTLRHLRGEELITHLGLEYYD, from the coding sequence ATGATGCCCGGCATGGGGGCAGTAGCGACCACGTTCGTCGCCGGCGTGGAGGCGATACGCCGGGGATTTGCGGCGCCCATCGGATCGCTGACCCAGATGGGAACCATTCGCCTCGGCAAGCGCACCGAGGGCCGCTCTCCGAAGATCAAGGACTTCGTCCCCCTGGCGCGGCTGGAAGATATGGTGTTCACCGGGTGGGACATCTATCGCGACGATATGTACCAGTCGGCGCTGAATGCGGGCGTGCTGGAGCGCTCGATGCTGGAGAAGGTGAAACCGCTGCTGTCGTCCATCAAGCCGCGCACCGCCGTTTTCAGCCAGGACTACGTGAAGAAGCTCGACGGGCCGAACGTGAAGCGCGGGCGCACCAAGCGCGACCTGGCTGAGCAGGTGCGCCAGGACATCCGCGAGTTTCGCAAGAATTCGGGCGCGGCGCGGCTGGTGATGATCTGGTGCGGCTCGACCGAGGTTTTTCTGCAGCCGGGCGAGGTGCACTCCTCGATCCGGAACTTCGAGCAGGGCCTGGACAAGAGCCACCAGGACATTTCGCCCTCGATGATCTACGCCTATGCGGCGCTGAAGGAGAACGTGCCGTTCGCCAACGGCGCGCCCAACCTGACCACCGACATCCCGGCGCTGATTGACCTGGCGCGCAAGAACGATATTCCGATCTGCGGCAAGGACTTCAAGACCGGGCAGACGCTGATCAAGACGGTGCTGGCGCCGGCGTTCAAGGCGCGCATGCTGGGGCTCTCGGGCTGGTACTCGACCAACATTCTGGGGAATCGCGACGGCGAAGTGCTGGACGATCCGGGAAGCTTCAAGACGAAGGAAGAGTCAAAGCTGGGCGCGCTGGAGCACATTCTGCAGCCGCAGGTTTATCCCGAGCTGTACGGCAACATGTTTCACAAGGTCCGCATTAACTATTACCCGCCACGCGGTGATAACAAAGAGGGTTGGGACAACATCGACATTTTCGGGTGGCTCGGGTACCCGATGCAGATCAAGGTGGACTTCCTGTGCCGCGACTCGATCCTGGCGGCGCCCATCGTGCTCGACCTGGTGCTGTTCCTCGACCTGGCGCAGCGCTGCGGTCTGCGGCGCATGGGAATCCAGGAGTGGCTGAGCTTCTACTTCAAGTCACCGATGACCGCGCCGGGGCTGTATCCCGAACATGATTTGTTCATTCAGTTGATGAAGCTGAAGAACACGCTGCGGCACCTGCGCGGGGAAGAGCTGATCACGCACTTGGGGCTGGAGTATTACGACTAG
- a CDS encoding nuclear transport factor 2 family protein, translated as MKRRFTLIAILVIGAIATAQTARTQRRTPAARRSAPPPTQVRETPEQDKLAIKYLHDADIKASLAYDVDALSALWTDDIVAIPPNHAPITGRVANLEFLRAGEKEMDRMEVLGYSEDWQEVNVLGDTAVEWGTISGRLRPIEAGAKEIEYKYNVMRVLKKQPDGAWLVARSIWNDANLPATPPTPPAAPAPEKMPR; from the coding sequence ATGAAGCGTCGTTTCACCCTGATCGCCATCCTCGTCATCGGCGCCATTGCGACGGCCCAAACCGCCAGGACCCAGCGCCGCACGCCCGCGGCCAGGCGGTCCGCACCGCCGCCCACGCAGGTTCGCGAAACTCCCGAGCAGGACAAACTCGCCATCAAGTACCTGCACGACGCCGACATCAAGGCCTCGCTCGCCTACGACGTGGACGCCCTCTCCGCCCTCTGGACCGATGACATCGTTGCCATCCCGCCCAACCATGCGCCGATCACCGGCCGTGTTGCCAACCTGGAGTTCCTCCGCGCCGGCGAGAAAGAGATGGACCGGATGGAAGTCCTCGGTTACAGCGAGGACTGGCAGGAAGTCAACGTGCTCGGCGATACCGCCGTCGAGTGGGGCACCATCTCCGGTCGCCTTCGCCCCATCGAAGCCGGCGCTAAGGAGATCGAGTACAAGTACAACGTGATGCGCGTCCTCAAGAAGCAGCCGGACGGCGCCTGGCTCGTCGCGCGCAGCATCTGGAACGATGCGAATCTACCCGCGACGCCGCCCACCCCGCCTGCCGCGCCCGCTCCCGAAAAGATGCCACGGTAA
- a CDS encoding DedA family protein, translating into MIGKIIAFLAVYIIAVISSIGYFGVVLLMAIESACIPLPSEIIMPFSGYLVYTGRFNLWWVATAGALGCNLGSWVAYWVGYHGGRPLVEKYGRYIWLSKTELDMADRFFQRWGSATVFFSRLLPVIRTFIALPAGIARMPQGRFHVYTFLGSWPWCLGLAWVGLKLGERWDSDPRLKMWFHRFDAVIAALIIFGVVWFVWTRWKHRIRAVEA; encoded by the coding sequence GTGATCGGGAAAATCATCGCTTTCCTCGCCGTTTACATCATCGCCGTCATTTCCTCGATTGGATACTTCGGCGTTGTCCTGCTGATGGCGATTGAGTCGGCGTGCATACCGCTGCCCAGCGAGATCATCATGCCGTTCTCCGGATACCTGGTGTACACGGGGCGCTTCAACCTGTGGTGGGTGGCGACGGCGGGCGCCCTGGGGTGCAACCTGGGCTCGTGGGTGGCGTATTGGGTGGGGTATCACGGCGGGCGTCCGCTGGTGGAAAAGTATGGGCGGTACATCTGGCTGAGCAAGACCGAGCTCGATATGGCCGACCGCTTTTTTCAGCGCTGGGGATCGGCGACCGTGTTTTTTTCGCGGCTGCTGCCGGTGATCCGCACGTTCATCGCGCTGCCGGCGGGGATTGCGCGCATGCCGCAGGGGAGGTTCCATGTGTACACGTTTCTGGGGTCGTGGCCCTGGTGTCTCGGGCTGGCGTGGGTGGGGCTGAAGCTGGGCGAGCGCTGGGACTCGGATCCGCGGCTGAAGATGTGGTTCCATCGCTTTGACGCGGTAATCGCGGCGCTGATCATTTTCGGCGTCGTGTGGTTCGTGTGGACGCGGTGGAAGCACCGGATACGGGCCGTGGAGGCGTAG
- the hemQ gene encoding hydrogen peroxide-dependent heme synthase, whose translation MNSPLPARSAAKTDLAQVPLTLEGSGVLHQMFRFRWSAWRQLNAKYRPRILNAVTAALAPMEAEGTTALYSLLGHKGDLLLVHFRPTFAELKQLELRLAAVGLNEFLEPVSSYLSVIELGLYDSSVKLFTELAQKGVAPHSPEWNAAVEETLARQREAMAPRLFPKIPGARYICFYPMDRRRGEQKNWYTLDIHERQRQMEEHGRVGRRWAGKVQQIISGSIGFDDWEWGVDLFADEPVDFKKLIYEMRFDQVSAEYALFGHFYVGVRVKADALAGLLEGKLPPSEAAR comes from the coding sequence GTGAATTCGCCGCTGCCGGCCAGGTCCGCCGCCAAGACTGATCTCGCGCAGGTCCCGCTCACGCTTGAGGGCTCCGGCGTCCTGCACCAGATGTTCCGCTTCCGTTGGAGTGCGTGGCGGCAACTCAATGCCAAGTACCGGCCCCGCATTCTCAATGCGGTGACCGCGGCGCTGGCGCCGATGGAGGCCGAGGGCACAACGGCGCTTTACAGCCTGCTGGGACACAAGGGCGACCTGCTGCTGGTGCACTTTCGGCCAACGTTCGCCGAACTCAAGCAGCTCGAGCTGCGGCTGGCGGCGGTTGGACTGAACGAGTTCCTCGAGCCGGTGTCGTCGTACCTGTCGGTGATCGAGTTGGGGCTCTACGACTCATCGGTGAAGCTCTTCACCGAGCTGGCGCAGAAGGGCGTGGCGCCGCATTCGCCGGAGTGGAACGCGGCGGTGGAGGAAACGCTGGCGCGGCAGCGGGAAGCAATGGCGCCGCGGCTGTTTCCCAAGATTCCCGGCGCGCGCTACATCTGCTTCTATCCGATGGACCGGCGGCGCGGCGAGCAGAAGAACTGGTACACGCTCGACATCCACGAGCGCCAGCGCCAGATGGAGGAGCACGGCAGAGTCGGACGCCGGTGGGCTGGCAAGGTGCAGCAGATCATCTCAGGCTCGATCGGCTTCGACGACTGGGAGTGGGGCGTGGACCTGTTCGCCGACGAGCCGGTGGACTTCAAAAAGCTGATCTACGAAATGCGCTTCGACCAGGTGAGCGCCGAGTACGCGCTGTTCGGGCACTTCTACGTGGGCGTGCGGGTGAAGGCGGACGCGCTGGCTGGGCTGCTCGAGGGCAAGCTGCCGCCGTCCGAGGCGGCGAGGTGA
- the nth gene encoding endonuclease III: MPRGTGPRQPRWAKQGYRITRPPARAKVQPRPAPRPAARAAKGPAKSTNARYNPTGRARVAEIIRRLDATYPGVTCALQHRNSWELLVATILSAQCTDERVNKTTPELFAKYPTVQDFARLQPEQLEPDIRSTGFFRNKSKSLVGAAKKLVAEFNGEVPQTMEELLTLPGVARKTANVLLGTWFRKNIGVVVDTHVTRISRRLELTKNDDPGKIEQDLMRVIPQERWTDFSHQVIHHGRKFCIARKPKCAECPLEDLCHAADKTWSTVEIHKSARP; the protein is encoded by the coding sequence ATGCCGCGCGGAACCGGCCCGCGACAACCCCGCTGGGCCAAGCAGGGATACAGGATCACCCGCCCGCCCGCGCGCGCGAAAGTGCAGCCAAGGCCCGCACCCAGGCCCGCTGCACGCGCCGCCAAAGGCCCCGCCAAGTCCACAAACGCCAGGTACAACCCCACCGGCCGTGCCCGCGTGGCCGAGATCATCCGCCGCCTCGACGCCACCTACCCCGGCGTCACCTGCGCGCTGCAACATCGCAACTCCTGGGAGCTGCTGGTCGCCACCATCCTTTCGGCGCAGTGCACCGACGAGCGCGTCAACAAGACCACGCCCGAGCTGTTCGCGAAATATCCGACCGTCCAGGACTTCGCCCGCCTCCAGCCCGAGCAGCTCGAGCCCGATATCCGCTCCACCGGCTTCTTCCGCAACAAATCGAAATCGCTGGTCGGCGCGGCGAAAAAACTCGTTGCCGAATTCAACGGCGAAGTCCCGCAAACCATGGAAGAGCTGCTCACTCTGCCCGGCGTCGCCCGCAAGACCGCCAACGTCCTGCTCGGCACCTGGTTCAGGAAGAACATCGGCGTGGTCGTCGACACGCATGTGACCCGCATCTCGCGCCGCCTCGAACTGACCAAGAACGACGACCCCGGCAAAATCGAGCAGGACCTGATGCGCGTCATCCCGCAGGAGCGCTGGACCGACTTCTCCCACCAGGTCATTCATCACGGGCGCAAATTCTGCATCGCGCGCAAACCCAAATGCGCCGAGTGCCCGCTGGAAGACCTCTGCCACGCCGCCGATAAGACCTGGAGCACGGTCGAGATCCACAAATCGGCCAGGCCTTGA